One Streptomyces fagopyri DNA window includes the following coding sequences:
- a CDS encoding N-acetylmuramoyl-L-alanine amidase, with protein MRASANDPEATAGHRRARGAAGALVSAALMFPLLGAAPAAGAGQVSTARLQQAFAGAAAEYHVPVSVLLGVSYLQSRWDAHAGAPSVTGGYGPMHLTDARTALAGAPHQGAGTEDARGDSSRAAVVPTRKVPENSQLPARLKTLTKAAELTGLPAERLRSDAAANVEGGAALLAAAQKDLAEPLSENAADWYAAVARFSGADDSATAAAYADDVYAVIRAGAERTTDSGQRIALAPQPGIGPDRAQLRRAGLRTVSAAGTECPTTVSCEWIPAPYAEFGDGDYGNHDLGNRPTSQSIKYIVIHDTEGAWNGVINLVQDPTYVSWNYTLRSTDGHIAQHVKGKDVAWHAGNWYVNAKSIGLEHEGFLASPDAWYTEEMYRASARLVKYLAKKYGVPLDRQHILGHNNVPGPTTSTIPGMHTDPGPYWDWEHYFALLDHPLYDRKKAGGDLVMVLPVFAENQPQYTGCVTSGQACPAHGSSEVRLHSLPSDSSPLIKDIGLRPGGGDSTIDVNDVGSRVSTGQQYAVADRDGDWTAIWYLGQKAWFKNPKAHPTAVSTTGQVVTPRAGLTDIPVYGRAYPEKGAYPAGVPVQAVSPLSYKLLAGQKYVVGDKVPGEYFYSPTFDTTSHKVVTGKDMYYEIQFGHRVEFVRAADVDVTRSHS; from the coding sequence TTGCGAGCATCTGCCAACGACCCCGAGGCCACCGCCGGGCACAGACGCGCCCGCGGAGCCGCGGGCGCCCTCGTCTCGGCGGCGCTGATGTTCCCGCTGCTCGGCGCGGCCCCGGCGGCCGGCGCCGGCCAGGTCTCCACCGCGCGGCTTCAGCAGGCCTTCGCCGGCGCCGCCGCCGAGTACCACGTGCCGGTGAGCGTCCTCCTGGGCGTCTCCTATCTGCAGTCACGGTGGGACGCGCACGCCGGTGCGCCCAGCGTCACCGGCGGCTACGGCCCCATGCACCTCACCGACGCCAGGACGGCGCTGGCCGGGGCCCCGCACCAAGGCGCGGGCACCGAGGACGCTCGCGGCGACAGCTCCCGCGCGGCCGTCGTCCCCACCAGGAAAGTCCCGGAGAACTCCCAACTGCCCGCGCGTCTCAAGACCTTGACGAAGGCGGCCGAACTCACCGGGCTGCCGGCCGAACGCCTGCGCTCGGACGCCGCCGCGAACGTCGAGGGCGGCGCCGCGCTGCTGGCCGCCGCGCAGAAGGACCTCGCCGAGCCGCTGAGCGAGAACGCGGCCGACTGGTACGCCGCGGTGGCACGCTTCTCGGGCGCGGACGACAGCGCGACCGCGGCGGCGTACGCCGACGACGTCTACGCGGTGATCCGCGCGGGTGCCGAGCGCACCACGGACTCCGGGCAGCGGATCGCCCTCGCCCCCCAGCCGGGCATCGGCCCCGACCGGGCGCAGCTGCGGCGGGCCGGGCTGCGGACGGTCTCCGCGGCCGGCACGGAGTGCCCCACGACCGTGTCCTGCGAGTGGATCCCGGCCCCCTACGCGGAGTTCGGCGACGGCGACTACGGCAACCACGACCTCGGGAACCGGCCCACGTCGCAGAGCATCAAGTACATCGTCATCCACGACACGGAGGGCGCCTGGAACGGCGTGATCAACCTCGTCCAGGACCCCACCTATGTGTCGTGGAACTACACGCTGCGCTCGACCGACGGGCACATCGCCCAGCATGTGAAGGGCAAGGACGTGGCCTGGCACGCGGGCAACTGGTACGTCAACGCCAAGTCGATCGGCCTGGAGCACGAGGGTTTCCTCGCCTCGCCGGACGCCTGGTACACGGAGGAGATGTACCGGGCGTCGGCCCGGCTGGTGAAGTACCTCGCCAAGAAGTACGGCGTTCCCCTGGACCGGCAGCACATCCTGGGTCACAACAACGTTCCCGGCCCGACGACGTCCACGATCCCGGGGATGCACACGGACCCGGGTCCCTACTGGGACTGGGAGCACTACTTCGCGCTCCTCGACCACCCGCTGTACGACCGGAAGAAGGCGGGCGGCGACCTGGTCATGGTGCTGCCGGTCTTCGCGGAGAACCAGCCGCAGTACACGGGGTGCGTCACCAGCGGTCAGGCCTGCCCGGCCCACGGTTCCAGCGAGGTGCGCCTCCACAGCCTGCCGTCCGACAGCTCACCGCTGATCAAGGACATCGGGCTGCGGCCGGGCGGCGGCGACTCGACCATCGACGTGAACGACGTGGGTTCGCGTGTCTCCACCGGTCAGCAGTACGCGGTCGCCGACCGTGACGGGGACTGGACGGCGATCTGGTACCTGGGCCAGAAGGCCTGGTTCAAGAACCCCAAGGCCCACCCGACGGCGGTGAGCACGACGGGGCAGGTCGTGACGCCCAGGGCGGGTCTCACGGACATCCCGGTGTACGGACGGGCCTATCCGGAGAAGGGGGCGTACCCGGCGGGCGTCCCGGTCCAGGCGGTGTCCCCGCTGTCGTACAAGCTCCTCGCGGGCCAGAAGTACGTCGTAGGCGACAAGGTGCCGGGCGAGTACTTCTACTCGCCGACCTTCGACACGACCTCGCACAAGGTCGTGACCGGCAAGGACATGTACTACGAGATCCAGTTCGGGCACCGCGTCGAGTTCGTACGGGCGGCGGATGTGGACGTGACGCGCTCGCACTCCTAG
- a CDS encoding aminoglycoside phosphotransferase family protein: MYTASSSVSAPPRPLHPRPAGSGPYLDPARPAAPMLGAARTRRVPGIGTQPLSGRLDLSGPQGAQLRTAIASVHRICPEFAPVQVLRRSGRSVLLVGTTGRSTAVAKCLLDHSPLWAERIRHEIAAYRSFVRHRPPVRVPRLIAADPDNCTLVIERMPGRVAALQRHPAEAPPRADIRAALGAVCRLNAWRPPAGTFDAPLDYAERISRFHDLGLLTDRDMGDLQKLLHGIAHSAGRQGMGQFCHGDALLSNILLSPAGPVLVDWEYAGWYLPGYDLATLWAVLGDAPVARRQISQLAQSAGPAARDAFLVNLMLVLTREIRTYETAVQRSMHDAIPVVPGPAHPGAVPSGEEQRLLLRRLHDDCQMARRAVRAAVGTR, encoded by the coding sequence ATGTACACAGCATCGTCCTCCGTGTCCGCTCCGCCCCGGCCGCTGCATCCCCGTCCGGCGGGCAGCGGCCCCTACCTCGACCCCGCGCGGCCGGCGGCCCCCATGCTCGGAGCCGCCAGGACACGGCGCGTTCCGGGGATCGGCACCCAACCGCTCAGCGGGAGACTCGACTTGTCCGGCCCTCAGGGCGCGCAACTGCGCACGGCGATCGCGTCGGTGCACCGGATCTGTCCCGAGTTCGCCCCGGTCCAGGTTCTGCGCCGCAGCGGGCGCTCCGTGCTCCTGGTCGGTACGACCGGGCGCAGTACGGCCGTCGCCAAGTGTTTACTGGACCACTCTCCCCTCTGGGCCGAGCGGATCAGGCACGAAATAGCCGCATACCGCTCGTTCGTGCGGCACCGCCCGCCCGTCCGAGTGCCCCGGCTGATCGCGGCGGACCCGGACAACTGCACCCTGGTGATCGAGCGGATGCCGGGCAGGGTGGCCGCGCTCCAGCGGCACCCGGCCGAGGCGCCGCCCCGCGCGGACATCCGCGCGGCGCTGGGCGCGGTCTGCCGGCTGAACGCGTGGCGGCCCCCGGCGGGGACGTTCGACGCCCCGCTGGACTACGCCGAGCGCATCTCCCGTTTCCATGACCTGGGTCTGCTCACGGACCGGGACATGGGCGATCTGCAGAAGCTGCTGCACGGCATCGCCCACTCGGCGGGCCGTCAGGGCATGGGCCAGTTCTGCCACGGAGACGCCCTGCTGTCGAACATCCTGCTCTCACCGGCCGGTCCAGTGCTGGTGGACTGGGAGTACGCGGGCTGGTACCTGCCGGGCTACGACCTGGCGACGCTGTGGGCGGTCCTCGGTGACGCTCCCGTGGCGCGCCGTCAGATCAGTCAGCTCGCACAGTCCGCGGGACCGGCGGCACGTGACGCCTTCCTGGTGAACCTGATGCTCGTACTGACCCGTGAGATCCGTACGTACGAGACAGCGGTGCAGCGTTCGATGCACGACGCGATCCCGGTCGTCCCGGGGCCGGCCCACCCGGGCGCCGTGCCGTCCGGCGAGGAGCAACGGCTGCTGCTGCGGAGGCTGCACGACGACTGCCAGATGGCCCGCCGGGCCGTACGGGCGGCGGTCGGCACGCGCTGA